A region from the Gavia stellata isolate bGavSte3 chromosome 2, bGavSte3.hap2, whole genome shotgun sequence genome encodes:
- the RRM2 gene encoding ribonucleoside-diphosphate reductase subunit M2 isoform X1 codes for MLSARAPLAARHDQPRLSPMKSLSPMKNLALSDKENTPPVLSSARVLASKAARKIFQEGDGKPVPRGEEEEEPLLRDNPRRFVIFPIQYHDIWQMYKKAEASFWTAEEVDLSKDIRHWESLKPEEKYFISHVLAFFAASDGIVNENLVERFSQEVQITEARCFYGFQIAMENIHSEMYSLLIDTYIKDSKEREFLFNAIETLPCVKKKADWAMRWIGDKKATYGERVVAFAAVEGIFFSGSFASIFWLKKRGLMPGLTFSNELISRDEGLHCDFACLMFKHLIHKPSEERVKEIIMNAVLIEQEFLTEALPVKLIGMNCTLMKQYIEFVADRLMLELGFNKIYKAENPFDFMENISLEGKTNFFEKRVGEYQRMGVMSKPTDNSFTLDAEF; via the exons ATGCTGTCCGCCCGCGCCCCGCTCGCCGCCCGCCACGACCAGCCCCGCCTGTCTCCTATGAAGAGCCTGTCGCCCATGAAGAACCTGGCGCTGAGTGACAAGGAGAACACG CCCCCCGTGCTCAGCAGTGCCCGCGTCCTGGCCAGCAAGGCGGCCCGCAAGATCTTCCAGGAGGGCGACGGGAAGCCG GTACCGcggggcgaggaggaggaggagccgCTGCTGCGGGACAACCCCCGCCGCTTCGTCATCTTCCCCATCCAGTACCACGACATCTGGCAGATGTACAAGAAGGCCGAGGCCTCCTTCTGGACGGCGGAGGAG GTGGACCTTTCCAAAGACATCCGGCACTGGGAGTCCCTGAAGCCTGAGGAGAAGTACTTCATTTCTCATGTCCTCGCCTTCTTTGCTGCCAGCGATGGCATTGTCAACGAAAACTTG GTGGAGCGGTTCAGTCAAGAAGTACAAATCACAGAAGCTCGTTGTTTCTATGGCTTCCAGATTGCCATGGAAAATATACATTCAGAAATGTACAGTCTTCTTATTGACACCTACATTAAAGATTCTAAAGAGAG GgagtttctttttaatgctattGAAACATTACCATGTGTTAAAAAGAAGGCTGACTGGGCCATGCGTTGGATTGGGGACAAGAAAGCAACTTATG GAGAACGCGTAGTAGCTTTTGCAGCAGTGGAAGGGATCTTCTTTTCAGGCTCTTTTGCATCAATTTTTTGGCTGAAGAAAAGAGGATTAATGCCTGGACTCACTTTTTCTAATGAACTCATCAGTAGAGATGAG GGCTTGCACTGTGATTTTGCCTGCCTCATGTTCAAGCACTTGATACACAAACCATCAGAGGAGAGAGTAAAGGAAATCATCATGAATGCTGTTCTCATCGAACAG GAATTCTTGACGGAGGCACTGCCTGTAAAGCTGATTGGCATGAACTGCACTTTAATGAAACAGTACATAGAGTTTGTAGCAGACCGGCTTATGTTGGAACTGGGATTTAACAAG atatACAAAGCGGAGAATCCTTTTGACTTCATGGAAAACATCTCTCTGGAAGGCAAGACCAATTTCTTTGAGAAGCGAGTAGGTGAATATCAGAGGATGGGAGTCATGTCAAAGCCCACAGACAACTCTTTCACCCTGGATGCggaattttaa
- the RRM2 gene encoding ribonucleoside-diphosphate reductase subunit M2 isoform X4, with the protein MKSLSPMKNLALSDKENTPPVLSSARVLASKAARKIFQEGDGKPVSAEHPGTEEEPLLRDNPRRFVIFPIQYHDIWQMYKKAEASFWTAEEVDLSKDIRHWESLKPEEKYFISHVLAFFAASDGIVNENLVERFSQEVQITEARCFYGFQIAMENIHSEMYSLLIDTYIKDSKEREFLFNAIETLPCVKKKADWAMRWIGDKKATYGERVVAFAAVEGIFFSGSFASIFWLKKRGLMPGLTFSNELISRDEGLHCDFACLMFKHLIHKPSEERVKEIIMNAVLIEQEFLTEALPVKLIGMNCTLMKQYIEFVADRLMLELGFNKIYKAENPFDFMENISLEGKTNFFEKRVGEYQRMGVMSKPTDNSFTLDAEF; encoded by the exons ATGAAGAGCCTGTCGCCCATGAAGAACCTGGCGCTGAGTGACAAGGAGAACACG CCCCCCGTGCTCAGCAGTGCCCGCGTCCTGGCCAGCAAGGCGGCCCGCAAGATCTTCCAGGAGGGCGACGGGAAGCCGGTGAGTGCGGAACACCCGGGCACC gaggaggagccgCTGCTGCGGGACAACCCCCGCCGCTTCGTCATCTTCCCCATCCAGTACCACGACATCTGGCAGATGTACAAGAAGGCCGAGGCCTCCTTCTGGACGGCGGAGGAG GTGGACCTTTCCAAAGACATCCGGCACTGGGAGTCCCTGAAGCCTGAGGAGAAGTACTTCATTTCTCATGTCCTCGCCTTCTTTGCTGCCAGCGATGGCATTGTCAACGAAAACTTG GTGGAGCGGTTCAGTCAAGAAGTACAAATCACAGAAGCTCGTTGTTTCTATGGCTTCCAGATTGCCATGGAAAATATACATTCAGAAATGTACAGTCTTCTTATTGACACCTACATTAAAGATTCTAAAGAGAG GgagtttctttttaatgctattGAAACATTACCATGTGTTAAAAAGAAGGCTGACTGGGCCATGCGTTGGATTGGGGACAAGAAAGCAACTTATG GAGAACGCGTAGTAGCTTTTGCAGCAGTGGAAGGGATCTTCTTTTCAGGCTCTTTTGCATCAATTTTTTGGCTGAAGAAAAGAGGATTAATGCCTGGACTCACTTTTTCTAATGAACTCATCAGTAGAGATGAG GGCTTGCACTGTGATTTTGCCTGCCTCATGTTCAAGCACTTGATACACAAACCATCAGAGGAGAGAGTAAAGGAAATCATCATGAATGCTGTTCTCATCGAACAG GAATTCTTGACGGAGGCACTGCCTGTAAAGCTGATTGGCATGAACTGCACTTTAATGAAACAGTACATAGAGTTTGTAGCAGACCGGCTTATGTTGGAACTGGGATTTAACAAG atatACAAAGCGGAGAATCCTTTTGACTTCATGGAAAACATCTCTCTGGAAGGCAAGACCAATTTCTTTGAGAAGCGAGTAGGTGAATATCAGAGGATGGGAGTCATGTCAAAGCCCACAGACAACTCTTTCACCCTGGATGCggaattttaa
- the RRM2 gene encoding ribonucleoside-diphosphate reductase subunit M2 isoform X5 yields the protein MKSLSPMKNLALSDKENTPPVLSSARVLASKAARKIFQEGDGKPVSVPRGEEEEEPLLRDNPRRFVIFPIQYHDIWQMYKKAEASFWTAEEVDLSKDIRHWESLKPEEKYFISHVLAFFAASDGIVNENLVERFSQEVQITEARCFYGFQIAMENIHSEMYSLLIDTYIKDSKEREFLFNAIETLPCVKKKADWAMRWIGDKKATYGERVVAFAAVEGIFFSGSFASIFWLKKRGLMPGLTFSNELISRDEGLHCDFACLMFKHLIHKPSEERVKEIIMNAVLIEQEFLTEALPVKLIGMNCTLMKQYIEFVADRLMLELGFNKIYKAENPFDFMENISLEGKTNFFEKRVGEYQRMGVMSKPTDNSFTLDAEF from the exons ATGAAGAGCCTGTCGCCCATGAAGAACCTGGCGCTGAGTGACAAGGAGAACACG CCCCCCGTGCTCAGCAGTGCCCGCGTCCTGGCCAGCAAGGCGGCCCGCAAGATCTTCCAGGAGGGCGACGGGAAGCCGGTGAGT GTACCGcggggcgaggaggaggaggagccgCTGCTGCGGGACAACCCCCGCCGCTTCGTCATCTTCCCCATCCAGTACCACGACATCTGGCAGATGTACAAGAAGGCCGAGGCCTCCTTCTGGACGGCGGAGGAG GTGGACCTTTCCAAAGACATCCGGCACTGGGAGTCCCTGAAGCCTGAGGAGAAGTACTTCATTTCTCATGTCCTCGCCTTCTTTGCTGCCAGCGATGGCATTGTCAACGAAAACTTG GTGGAGCGGTTCAGTCAAGAAGTACAAATCACAGAAGCTCGTTGTTTCTATGGCTTCCAGATTGCCATGGAAAATATACATTCAGAAATGTACAGTCTTCTTATTGACACCTACATTAAAGATTCTAAAGAGAG GgagtttctttttaatgctattGAAACATTACCATGTGTTAAAAAGAAGGCTGACTGGGCCATGCGTTGGATTGGGGACAAGAAAGCAACTTATG GAGAACGCGTAGTAGCTTTTGCAGCAGTGGAAGGGATCTTCTTTTCAGGCTCTTTTGCATCAATTTTTTGGCTGAAGAAAAGAGGATTAATGCCTGGACTCACTTTTTCTAATGAACTCATCAGTAGAGATGAG GGCTTGCACTGTGATTTTGCCTGCCTCATGTTCAAGCACTTGATACACAAACCATCAGAGGAGAGAGTAAAGGAAATCATCATGAATGCTGTTCTCATCGAACAG GAATTCTTGACGGAGGCACTGCCTGTAAAGCTGATTGGCATGAACTGCACTTTAATGAAACAGTACATAGAGTTTGTAGCAGACCGGCTTATGTTGGAACTGGGATTTAACAAG atatACAAAGCGGAGAATCCTTTTGACTTCATGGAAAACATCTCTCTGGAAGGCAAGACCAATTTCTTTGAGAAGCGAGTAGGTGAATATCAGAGGATGGGAGTCATGTCAAAGCCCACAGACAACTCTTTCACCCTGGATGCggaattttaa
- the RRM2 gene encoding ribonucleoside-diphosphate reductase subunit M2 isoform X2, translating into MKSLSPMKNLALSDKENTPPVLSSARVLASKAARKIFQEGDGKPVSEPSPSRSPPLQVPRGEEEEEPLLRDNPRRFVIFPIQYHDIWQMYKKAEASFWTAEEVDLSKDIRHWESLKPEEKYFISHVLAFFAASDGIVNENLVERFSQEVQITEARCFYGFQIAMENIHSEMYSLLIDTYIKDSKEREFLFNAIETLPCVKKKADWAMRWIGDKKATYGERVVAFAAVEGIFFSGSFASIFWLKKRGLMPGLTFSNELISRDEGLHCDFACLMFKHLIHKPSEERVKEIIMNAVLIEQEFLTEALPVKLIGMNCTLMKQYIEFVADRLMLELGFNKIYKAENPFDFMENISLEGKTNFFEKRVGEYQRMGVMSKPTDNSFTLDAEF; encoded by the exons ATGAAGAGCCTGTCGCCCATGAAGAACCTGGCGCTGAGTGACAAGGAGAACACG CCCCCCGTGCTCAGCAGTGCCCGCGTCCTGGCCAGCAAGGCGGCCCGCAAGATCTTCCAGGAGGGCGACGGGAAGCCGGTGA GCGAGCCGAGCCCGAGCCGCTCTCCGCCGCTGCAGGTACCGcggggcgaggaggaggaggagccgCTGCTGCGGGACAACCCCCGCCGCTTCGTCATCTTCCCCATCCAGTACCACGACATCTGGCAGATGTACAAGAAGGCCGAGGCCTCCTTCTGGACGGCGGAGGAG GTGGACCTTTCCAAAGACATCCGGCACTGGGAGTCCCTGAAGCCTGAGGAGAAGTACTTCATTTCTCATGTCCTCGCCTTCTTTGCTGCCAGCGATGGCATTGTCAACGAAAACTTG GTGGAGCGGTTCAGTCAAGAAGTACAAATCACAGAAGCTCGTTGTTTCTATGGCTTCCAGATTGCCATGGAAAATATACATTCAGAAATGTACAGTCTTCTTATTGACACCTACATTAAAGATTCTAAAGAGAG GgagtttctttttaatgctattGAAACATTACCATGTGTTAAAAAGAAGGCTGACTGGGCCATGCGTTGGATTGGGGACAAGAAAGCAACTTATG GAGAACGCGTAGTAGCTTTTGCAGCAGTGGAAGGGATCTTCTTTTCAGGCTCTTTTGCATCAATTTTTTGGCTGAAGAAAAGAGGATTAATGCCTGGACTCACTTTTTCTAATGAACTCATCAGTAGAGATGAG GGCTTGCACTGTGATTTTGCCTGCCTCATGTTCAAGCACTTGATACACAAACCATCAGAGGAGAGAGTAAAGGAAATCATCATGAATGCTGTTCTCATCGAACAG GAATTCTTGACGGAGGCACTGCCTGTAAAGCTGATTGGCATGAACTGCACTTTAATGAAACAGTACATAGAGTTTGTAGCAGACCGGCTTATGTTGGAACTGGGATTTAACAAG atatACAAAGCGGAGAATCCTTTTGACTTCATGGAAAACATCTCTCTGGAAGGCAAGACCAATTTCTTTGAGAAGCGAGTAGGTGAATATCAGAGGATGGGAGTCATGTCAAAGCCCACAGACAACTCTTTCACCCTGGATGCggaattttaa
- the RRM2 gene encoding ribonucleoside-diphosphate reductase subunit M2 isoform X3 — MKSLSPMKNLALSDKENTPPVLSSARVLASKAARKIFQEGEPSPSRSPPLQVPRGEEEEEPLLRDNPRRFVIFPIQYHDIWQMYKKAEASFWTAEEVDLSKDIRHWESLKPEEKYFISHVLAFFAASDGIVNENLVERFSQEVQITEARCFYGFQIAMENIHSEMYSLLIDTYIKDSKEREFLFNAIETLPCVKKKADWAMRWIGDKKATYGERVVAFAAVEGIFFSGSFASIFWLKKRGLMPGLTFSNELISRDEGLHCDFACLMFKHLIHKPSEERVKEIIMNAVLIEQEFLTEALPVKLIGMNCTLMKQYIEFVADRLMLELGFNKIYKAENPFDFMENISLEGKTNFFEKRVGEYQRMGVMSKPTDNSFTLDAEF; from the exons ATGAAGAGCCTGTCGCCCATGAAGAACCTGGCGCTGAGTGACAAGGAGAACACG CCCCCCGTGCTCAGCAGTGCCCGCGTCCTGGCCAGCAAGGCGGCCCGCAAGATCTTCCAGGAGG GCGAGCCGAGCCCGAGCCGCTCTCCGCCGCTGCAGGTACCGcggggcgaggaggaggaggagccgCTGCTGCGGGACAACCCCCGCCGCTTCGTCATCTTCCCCATCCAGTACCACGACATCTGGCAGATGTACAAGAAGGCCGAGGCCTCCTTCTGGACGGCGGAGGAG GTGGACCTTTCCAAAGACATCCGGCACTGGGAGTCCCTGAAGCCTGAGGAGAAGTACTTCATTTCTCATGTCCTCGCCTTCTTTGCTGCCAGCGATGGCATTGTCAACGAAAACTTG GTGGAGCGGTTCAGTCAAGAAGTACAAATCACAGAAGCTCGTTGTTTCTATGGCTTCCAGATTGCCATGGAAAATATACATTCAGAAATGTACAGTCTTCTTATTGACACCTACATTAAAGATTCTAAAGAGAG GgagtttctttttaatgctattGAAACATTACCATGTGTTAAAAAGAAGGCTGACTGGGCCATGCGTTGGATTGGGGACAAGAAAGCAACTTATG GAGAACGCGTAGTAGCTTTTGCAGCAGTGGAAGGGATCTTCTTTTCAGGCTCTTTTGCATCAATTTTTTGGCTGAAGAAAAGAGGATTAATGCCTGGACTCACTTTTTCTAATGAACTCATCAGTAGAGATGAG GGCTTGCACTGTGATTTTGCCTGCCTCATGTTCAAGCACTTGATACACAAACCATCAGAGGAGAGAGTAAAGGAAATCATCATGAATGCTGTTCTCATCGAACAG GAATTCTTGACGGAGGCACTGCCTGTAAAGCTGATTGGCATGAACTGCACTTTAATGAAACAGTACATAGAGTTTGTAGCAGACCGGCTTATGTTGGAACTGGGATTTAACAAG atatACAAAGCGGAGAATCCTTTTGACTTCATGGAAAACATCTCTCTGGAAGGCAAGACCAATTTCTTTGAGAAGCGAGTAGGTGAATATCAGAGGATGGGAGTCATGTCAAAGCCCACAGACAACTCTTTCACCCTGGATGCggaattttaa